The genomic window GGAGTTCGAGTTCAGTGTCCCACCCGTCGTCCCACACCGCCCCCACCAGCGAGAACAACCGACTAGTCCAACGGAACGTCCCCGCCGACTGGAGCGAGCAGGACACCCGCGCCGTGGACACCGTCCGGGTCCTTGCCGCCGACGCGGTGGAGAACTGTGGCAGTGGCCACCCTGGCACGGCGATGAGCCTCGCCCCCGCCGCGTACTCGCTGTTCCAGCGGATCATGCGGCATGACCCGGCCGATCCCGAGTGGCCCGCCCGCGACCGGTTCGTCCTCTCCGCCGGGCACAGCAGCCTCACCCTTTACATCCAGCTGTTCCTCGCCGGCTACGGGCTGGAGATGACCGACCTCGAGCAGCTGCGCAAGTGGGAGTCGAGGACCCCCGGTCACCCTGAGTACCGGCACACCCCCGGCGTGGAGACCACCACCGGACCGCTCGGCCAGGGCCTGGCCAACGCGGTGGGGATGGCGATGGCGGCCCGCAGGGAGCGCGGGCTGCTCGACCCCGAACCGGCACCAGGGGAGAGCCTGTTCGACCACGTCGTCTACGTGGTCGCCTCGGACGGCGACATCGAGGAAGGCGTCACCTCCGAGGCCTCCTCCATCGCGGGGCGCCAGGAGCTCGGCAACCTGGTCGTGATCTACGACGACAACAAGATCTCCATCGAGGACGACACCACCATCGCGCTGTCCGAGGACACCGCCAAGCGCTACGAGGCCTACGGCTGGCACGTACAGGTGGTCGACGGCGGTGAGGACGTGGTGGCCTTCGAGCAGGCGGTCGCGGCGGCCAAGGCGGAGACCGCTCGGCCCTCGTTCATCCTGCTGCGCACCGTCATCGGGTACCCGGCACCGAACAAGATGAACACCGGCAAGGCACACGGCGCGGCACTGGGCGCGGACGAGGTGGCCGCGGTCAAGGAGATTCTCGGGTTCGACCCCGAGCGCAGTTTCCAGATCGAGGACGAGGTGCTGGCGCACACCCGCGCGGCACTCGACCGCGGCAAGCGGGCGCATGCCGAATGGCGGCAGCGGTTCGAAGCCTGGGCCGCCGCGAATCCGGAGCGCAAGGCGTTGGCCGACCGGCTGCGCACCCGCAGCCTGCCGTCGGGCTGGGAGCGGAAACTGCCGGAGTGGGATCCGGACGAGAAGGGCATCGCCACCAGGAAGGCGTCCGGCGAGGTACTGAACGCGGTCGGGGATGTGCTGCCCGAGCTGTGGGGCGGCTCCGCCGACCTGGCCGAGAGCAACAACACCATCATCAAGAACGCCACCTCGTTCGGGCCGGAGGCTGCGGCGACCGAGATGTTCCAGGCCGAGCCCTACGGCCGGAACCTGCACTTCGGCGTGCGTGAGCACGCGATGGGCTCCATCCTGAACGGGATCGCATTGCACGGCGGTACCCGGCCCTACGGAGCGACCTTCCTGATCTTCAGTGACTACATGCGCCCCGCGGTGCGGCTGGCCGCGCTGATGAAGGCACCGGTGACCTACGTCTGGACGCACGACTCGATCGGCCTCGGCGAGGACGGCCCGACGCACCAGCCGATCGAGCAGCTGTCCGCGCTGCGCGCCATCCCCGGCCTGAACGTGGTACGCCCCGCCGACGCCAACGAGACGGCGGCGGCATGGAAGGCGGCGCTCGAGGACAACGACGCCCCCTCCGGCCTGGCACTGACCCGGCAGAACGTGCCGGTCCTGGACGGTACGAAGGAGAAGGCGCTCGAGGGGGTCGCCAGGGGCGGCTACGTGCTCGCCGACGCCACCGGCGGCAACCCGGACGTGGTGCTCATCGCCACCGGCTCCGAGGTGCAGCTCGCGGTCGAGGCGAGGAACACGCTGGAGGCCGAGGGCGTTTCCACCCGTGTGGTGTCGATGCCGTGTGTCGAGTGGTTCGACGCGCAGGACGCGGCCTACCGTGAGTCGGTGATCCCGGCCGGGGTGAAGGCACGAGTGGCCGTCGAGGCCGGCGTCGCACAGTGCTGGCACCGCTTCGTCGGCGACGCGGGCGAGGTCGTCTCGATCGAGCACTTCGGAGCGTCGGCCGACTACAAGACCCTGTTCCGCGAGTTCGGTCTCACCGGCGACGCCGTCACCGCCGCCGCGCGCCGTTCGCTGGAGCGGTCCGGCAAATAACACGCGAAGGGGATGAACAGATGAGCACCACCGATAGGCTCGCCCAGCTTTCCGAGGCCGGGGTGTCGGTCTGGCTCGACGACCTGTCCAGGGAACGGTTGAACACCGGCAATCTCGCCGAGCTCATCCGGGACAAGCACGTCGTCGGCGTCACCACCAACCCGACGATCTTCGCGGGCGCGCTCTCCGCGGGCGCGGCCTACGACGAGCAGGTCGCCGAGCTGGCCGGGCGCGGCGCGGATGTGGACGCTGCGGTGCGCGAACTGACCACCACCGACGTGCGCAACGCGGCCGACCTGTTCCGCGAGGTCTACCGGGACACCGGCGGCGTGGACGGCCGGGTGTCCATCGAGGTGGACCCGCGGCTGGCCAAGGAGACGGACAGGACTGTCGCCGAGGCGCAGGATCTGTGGAAGACAGTGGACCGGCCGAACGTGCTGATCAAGATCCCGGCCACCGAGCAGGGGCTGCCGGCGATCACCCGCACCCTGGCCGAGGGCATCAGCGTCAACGTCACGCTGATCTTCTCCACCGACCGCTACCGCGCGGTGATCGAGGCCTTCTTCGCCGGCCTCGAGCAGGCCAAGGCGAACGGGCACGACCTTTCCGGCATCCACTCGGTCGCCTCCTTCTTCGTGTCCAGGGTGGACTCCGAGGTGGACAAGCGGCTGGCGGAGATCGGATCCGGCGAGGCGAAGGCCATGCTCGGCGAGGCGGCGATCGCGAACGCACAGCTCGCCTACGCCACCTACCTGGAGATGTTCGCCACCGACCGGTGGAAGGCGCTGGCGGAGCACGGCGCCAACCCGCAGCGCCCGCTGTGGGCCTCCACCGGGGTGAAGAGCCCGGAGTACTCCGACACCCGCTATGTGGATCGGCTGGTGGTCGCCGGCACGGTGAACACCATGCCGGAGCAGACCCTGGAGGCGGCGGCCGACCACGCCGAGATCACAGGGGACACCGTCACCGGAACCGAGGAACGGGCCAGGGCGGTGTTCGACCGGCTGGAGGTGATCGGGGTGAACGTGGCGGACGTGTTCCGCGTACTGGAGAACGAAGGCGTGCAGAAGTTCGAGAAGTCGTGGACCGAGCTGCTGGACACGGTCTCCGGGCAGCTCGACAAGGCAAGGAGCTGACGAGGCGGATGGCGGACTCCACAATGCTCGCGGTCGCGGTCGGCGAGGTCGTCCCCGGCGAGACCGTCGCCGACCTGGTGGACAAGCTCGTCGAGGAGCGGGTGGCGAGCAGGCTCGCGGCACAGGATCCCACGCTGTGGGGCCCGGACGCCGAGTCCGAGGCCGCCATCCGGCTGGCCTGGACCACGCTGTACAAGACCTCACGCCCGCTGATCGGCGAGATCGAGGCGTTGCGTGAGGAGCTCCGGTCCGAGGGTGTGGACCGGGTGGTGCTGGCCGGGATGGGTGGCTCCTCGCTGGCGCCCGAGGTGATCACCGCGGCCGAGGGCGTGCCGCTGACCGTGCTGGACACCACCGACCCCGGCCAGGTGGCCGACGCGCTGGCCGGCGACCTGGACCGCACGGTGCTGGTGGTGTCCTCCAAGTCCGGCGGCACCGTGGAGACCGACAGCCACCGGCGGATCTTCGCCGCGGCCTTCACCGAGGCAGGCATGGACGCGGCGTCCCGGATCGTGGTGGTGACCGACCCCGGCTCACCGCTGGCCGAGCTCGCCGAGTCCGAGGGATACCGCAGGGTGTTCCTCGCCGACCCGAACGTGGGCGGCCGCTACTCGGCGCTGACCGCGTTCGGGCTGGTGCCGGCGGGGCTGGCGGGCGCGGACGTGGCCAGGCTGCTGGACCAGGCCGCGAGCGCCAGCGACATGGTATCGGCCGATGTGGACGACAATCCCGCGCTGAAGCTGGCCGCCTCGCTGGCCGCGGCACACGACGCCGGCGCGGAGAAGGTGGTGCTGACCACTACCGACGCGGGCAGCGCGAGCACGCTGACCGGCTTCGGCGACTGGGCTGAGCAGCTGATCGCGGAGTCCACCGGCAAGCAGGGCACCGGGCTGCTGCCGGTGGTGGTCGGGGGGCCGAACGCCCCCGGGTTCGATGATGCGGGCCCGGACGCGCTACCGGTGGCGATCGGGCCGATGCTCGGTGCCGCCAGGGTGAGCACCCGCGGCCCGCTCGGTGGGCAGTTCCTGCTCTGGGAGTACGCCACCGCGATCGCCGGCAGGCTGCTCGGGATCAACCCGTTCGACCAGCCCGATGTGGAGGCCGCGAAGAAGGCCGCGCGGTCCCTGCTGGACGACCCGAGCGCGCTCGGGGGTTCGCAGGCTCCGTCCACTGTGGTTGGTCACGTGGAGGTGTATGCCTCGGCGGGGACCTCGGGCGACGACGGGCTGGCGGCCGTGCTGCGCGAGTTCCTCGGTTCCGCGCCGGAAGGCGGGTACCTCGCGGTGCAGGCCTATCTCGACCGGCTGGACGACGCCTCGGCGGCGCTGCTGCGCACCGAGCTGGCCGGCCGCGCCGGGCTGCAGACCACCTTCGGCTGGGGCCCACGGTTCCTGCACTCGACCGGGCAGTACCACAAGGGGGGCCACCAGAACGGGATCTTCCTGCAGATCACCGGTGCGGTGGAGAACGACCTCGACGTTCCCGACCGCCCGTACACTTTGGGCACACTCCAGCTCGCGCAGGCGCTCGGCGACGGGCAGGTGCTGCTGGAGCACGGCAGGCCCGTGCTCCGCCTGCACCTCACCGACCGGGCGGCGGGACTGGCCGAACTCGTCCGTGCGATTCAGGAACTGTGATACATGAGTCGTCAGTGGACCAACCCGCTCCGGGACCCGCGGGACAAGCGGCTGCCGAGGATCGCGGGCCCCTCCAGCCTGGTGATCTTCGGCGTCACCGGTGACCTCTCGCGCAAGAAACTGATGCCCGCGATCTACGACCTCGCGCATCGTGGGCTGCTGCCCGCGGGGTTCTCCCTGGTCGGGTTCGCCCGCAGGGAGTGGGAGCACCAGGACTTCGGCGAGATGGTGCACGACGCGGTGGCCGAGCACGCGCGCACGACCTTCCGGGAGTCGGTGTGGAACCGGCTGGCCGAGGGCATCCGTTTCGTCCCGGGCACCTTCGATGACGACGACTCCTTCGACCGTCTCGCGCAGGCCGTGCGGGAGCTCGGCGAGGAACGCGGCACCGGCGGCAACACGGCGTTCTACCTCTCCATCCCGCCGTGGGCCTTCCCGGTGGTGACCAAGCAACTGGCCCGCTGCGGCCTCGCCGACTCCGACGCCGACACCTGGCGCCGGGTGGTGATCGAGAAGCCGTTCGGGCACGACCTGGCCAGTGCCAAGGAGCTGAACAACGTCGTCAACGACGTGTTCCCCGAGGAGTCGGTGTTCCGGATCGACCACTACCTCGGCAAGGAGACGGTGCAGAACATCCTGGCGCTGCGCTTCGCCAACCAGTTGTTCGAGCCGATCTGGAACGCCAACCACGTGGACCACGTGCAGATCACCATGGCCGAGGACATCGGACTCGGCGGGCGCGCCGGCTACTACGACGGGATCGGCGCGGCCAGGGACGTGATCCAGAACCACCTGCTGCAACTGCTGGCGTTCACGGCGATGGAGGAGCCGCTGTCCTTCGAACCGAACGCGCTGCGCGCGGAGAAGGTCAAGGTGCTGGCGGCCACCAAGGCATTGCAGCCCTTCGACCAGACCACCGCGCGCGGGCAGTACGCGGGCGGCTGGCAGGGCGGCACCAAGGTGCCCGGCCTGCTGCAGGAGGACGGCTTCGCCAAGGACTCCACCACCGAGACCTACGCGGCGGTGACCTTGGAGGTACAGAACCGTCGCTGGGCGGGCGTACCGTTCTACCTGCGCACCGGCAAGCGGCTGGGCCGGCGGGTGACCGAGATCGCGGTGGTGTTCAAGCGGGCCCCGCACCTGCCGTTCGACTCCTCCTCCACCGAGGAGCTCGGGCAGAACGCGCTGGTGATCCGGGTGCAACCGGACGAGGGTGTCACCCTGCGGTTCGGCTCGAAGGTACCCGGCACCACCATGGAGGTCCGGGACGTGACCATGGACTTCGGCTACGGGCACGCGTTCACCGAGTCCTCGCCGGAGGCATACGAGCGGCTGATCCTGGACGTGCTGCTCGGCGAGCCCTCGCTGTTCCCGGTGAACGACGAGGTCGAGCTGTCCTGGCGGATCCTCGACCCGGTGCTGGAGCACTGGGCCGAACATGGTGCGCCCGAGTCGTACCAGCCCGGCTCCTGGGGACCACCCTCGGCCGAGGACCTACTCGCCCGCAGCGGCAGGCACTGGAGGCGGCCATGATCATCGACCTGCCGTCCACCACCACCTCGCAGGTCAACAACAAGCTGGTCGAGCTGCGCGAACGCGGCGGAGCCGTCGCGCTGGGCAGGGTCCTCACCCTGGTCATCGCGGCGGAGGACGACGAGCACCTCGAGGAGGCTGTCGACGCGGCCAACGAGGCCAGCCGGGAGCACCCGTCCCGGGTGATCGTGGTGGCCAAGGGGTCGCGCCCGGCCGCGGCGCGCATCGACGGGCAGATCCGGGTCGGCGGCGACGCGGGTGCCAGCGAGGTGATCGTGCTGCGGCTGTACGGTCCGCTGGCCGGTCAGGGGCAGAGCGCGGTGATCCCGTTGCTGCTGCCGGACGCGCCGATCGTGACCTGGTGGCCCAGTGCTGGGCCGAAGGCACCGGCCACGGACCCGCTCGGGCAGATCGCCCAGCGCCGGATCACCGACTCGGCCGCGGAGAAGAGCCCCATCCGCACGCTGACCGCGCGCGGCAGGTCCTACGTGGCCGGGGACACCGACCTCGCCTGGGCCCGGCTGACCCGCTGGCGCGCGCAGCTGGTCTCCGCGCTCGACCTGCCGCCCTACGAGAAGGTCACCGGGGCGACGGTGACCGGCGAGGCGGACTCGCCGTCCACCGAGCTGCTGGCCGGCTGGCTCGCCGAGTACCTCAAGGCCCCGGTCAAGCGGGTGAAGACCAGCGAGGCGCAGGGCATCGTGTCGGTGAGCCTGAACCGCCGGTCCGGGCCGATCGAGCTGCACCGGCCGGACGGGCGCGTCGGCAGGCTCACCCAGCCGGGCCAGCCCGCGCGGCGGATCGCGCTGCAGCGCCGGGACACCAGGGACTGCCTGATCGAGGAGCTGCGCAGGCTCGACCCGGACGAGGTCTACGAGGCGGCGCTGCACGGGCTCGAGAAGCTCGCCAGCGGTACCGGCCGCAAGCGCGGCACCACCGCCAACGGCGGCAAGGCAGGCAAGGGCGAGGCGAGAACGACCAGGAAGGCCGCCACGTGAGCAATCCCGATGTGGTCGTGCACGCCGATCCGGAGCTGCTCGCCGCGGCCTGCGCGGCCCGGCTGATCACCGCCGTACTGGACGCGCAGGCGGAGCAGGGCACCGCCTCGGTGGTGCTGACCGGCGGCGGCACCGGCATCGCGGTGCTGGAGCAGGTGCGCCACTCCCCCGCACGGGACGCGATCGACTGGTCGCGGGTGGACCTGTACTGGGGCGACGAGCGGTTCCTTCCCGCGGACGACGACGAGCGCAACGAGAAGCAGGCCCGGCGGGCGTTGCTCGACCACATCCCGGTGGATCCGGCCCGGGTACACGCGATGGCGGCCTCGGACGGCGAGTTCGGTGCCGACCCGGAGGCCGCGGCCGCCGACTACGCCAGGGTGCTGGCCGAGGCCGCGGGTACGGGGCAGGACGTGCCCGCCTTCGACGTGCTGCTGCTGGGCCTCGGCGGCGAGGGGCACACCGCGTCGATCTTCCCGGACTCCCCTGCCGTGCACGAGAGCGAGCGCTCGGTGGTCGCCGTGCGTGACTCACCGAAGCCCCCACCCACCCGGATCTCCCTGACCCTGCCCGCCATCCGGCGGGCACGCGAGGTCTGGCTGGTCACCACCGGCGAGGCCAAGGCCGAGGCGGTCGCCCTCGCCCTCGCCGGCGCGGACGAGGTACGGCTCCCGGTCGCCGGTGCCCGCGGCCGGCGCACCCGCTGGCTCCTGGATCGCACCGCCGCACCCCGCCGCTAGAGATCTCCGCAGCTCAGACGGCGTGTTTGCCGTCCACGTACGCGTGTTTGCCATCCATGCACGCGAGTTGGCCGTCCACGTGGGCGAGTTTGCCGCGCACGGCGTCACCCCTCGGACACGCGCGGTGGTGTAGTTGCGCTTCGTGCACAGTGTGCCGCACTATCACCCGAACAGGTGTCTCAGCTCGGCAATTTGACCCCTCCGATAGGAATAATCGCACTCTTAGCATCCGCACATTTGTTCGTTGCTGCGCGTCCCATTCACGCCACGAGCACCTCTCTTCAGTAAGCGTCCACAAGACGAGAGGTCCAAGCCATGACCACAGAGGGACTCTTCATCCAGGGAGTTTCGGTCGGCGGCCCTGGCGCGGGGGCCGCCGACCGAGCACGGCGACCGGCCACACTGACCGACCAGTCATCCCGGTCGCCGTTCTTCCGGCGCCTCGGGGTCCGCTCATTCGGACTCGATGCGGCCGCGATCCTGCTCGCCGTCCTCGACGTCTGGCTGGTGATTCCGGCGGAGGCCCAGCCCTACTCGATGGTGCTGTCCGGCATCGCCTGCCTGGCGCTGGTGGCGCGGCGCTGGTTCCCGTTCATCGTCCTGCTCGCCACGATTCCCGGCTTCCTGGTCGGTTGGTCCCAGCTGGCGGCCATGATCGCGCTGGGCATGCTGGCCACCCGCATGCAGATGCACTGGCAGGTGTGGGTCGGCGCCACGCTGATCTGGATGTGCCGGTTCGTGCAGTGGCCACCCGAGGACTTCCTGGCGCAGAGCTGGCAGGAGCACGTCTTCCACGGCATCTACGGGGTCATCGTCGCCGGGATGCCGGTGGCGATCGCGTTCCTGATCGGGGCACGGACCGAGCTCTCGGCACGGCTCAGAGAGCTCGCCGACAGCAGGGACAGGGAGAAGAAACTGCATGCCCAGGCCGTGCGCGCCGAGGAACGGGCGAGACTGGCCAGGGAGATGCACGACATGGTCTCGCACGACATCACCCTGATCGCCATGCAGGCGGGGGCGTTGACGATGGCCAACTCCACCGAGGACGCCCAGCGCACCGCCAAGACGATCCGCGAACTCAGTACTCACACCCTCGAGGAACTGCGTGCGCTGGTCGGCATGTTGCGCTCGGGCGTGGAGCACGAGGAGGCCCAGCCCGGCATCACCGAGCTGAAGCAGCTGGTGCGCAACGCGGACGTGCCGGTGCAACTGACCGTCGAGAGCGTCCCGAACAGCCTGCCGACCCAGGTGTCCAACGCCGCGTACCGAACCGTCCAGGAATGCCTCACCAACGTGCACAAGCACGCGCCCGGCGCGAAGGCGGTGGTCCGGGTGCTGGGTGAGGAGGACGGTCTGCGGATCGAGGTGCTCAACGACCGGGCCCGCAAGCAGGTGTGCGGCCTGCCGTCCGGCGGCAACGGGCTGTCCGGGCTGGCCGAGCGGGCGCGGCTACTCGGCGGCACCTTCGAGACCGCCCCCACCGACGACGGTGGCTTCCGGGTCCAGGCTCACTACCCCGTCTCCTCCGCCTGACCGCTGCGCGTGACCCGTTCCCCACGACAACGCGGGGAACGGGTCCCTCAGCGCGACGGATCTGGAGCTGTGCCACCAGTCGGGGGACGAACAGCCCGCGCTCCGTGGTTCCGAGCCGGGATCAGCGCCGCCAGCTCAAGCCGGGTGGCTCAGACTTCGCGACGCTGGCGGAGACGCTCGAGGGCGTCGGCCAGGATGGCCTCGCCGTCGGCGTCACTGCGCCGCTCCTTCACGTACGCGAGATGCGTCTTGTACGGCTCGACGCGGGGCGCCTCGGGCGGGTTCTGCTCATCCTGCCCGCCGGGTAGCCCGCAGCGCGGGCAGTCCCACTCGTCGGGAATCTCGGCGTCCATGGAGAACGAGGGCCGTGCCTCGTGCCCGTTGGCGCACCAGTAGGAGACCCGTCGGCGGGGCGCGGACTCGCCACGCTCCGACTCGCCGGACGGGCCGGCACCGACCCTGGTGCCCCGAATCGCGTTACCGCCAACCATGAATCCTCACAGTGTCTCGTCAAGACGCGAGATCGGCAGCTGCCTCCCCAGCACGATGGCGCCCCGCAGCAGCGTGTCCCGGCTCGGCCGGGACACGCATCCGCAGGGCGCCATCTGCTCCGACATCACGTCTTGCATTGTTTTCACACTTATGGAAACGGTGGCGCACCCCCCGATGAGGCACGCCCGCACACTAGACCTTGAGCAGCAGCCCAAGACCGATGATGGTGATCAACCAGACCGCGCCGAGCAGCAACGTGATCCGGTCGAGGTTCTTCTCGGCGACGCTCGAGCCGGCGAGGCTCGACTGCATGCCGCCACCGAAGAGGGACGACAGTCCGCCGCCGCGACCGCGGTGCAGCAGCACAGCCACGATCAGCAGCACGCTGGAGGCGATCAACAGGATCTGCAGGAACAGCTTCATCTCATCCTCGTCAGTGCGACGGCAGGTTGTCCCAGGCTACCGGGTAACCGCCACGATCAGGGTAACGGCCCACCAGCGGCGAGCGCGCAGAGTTTCGTGAACTCCTCGGCGTCGAGGCTGGCCCCACCCACGAGCGCCCCGTCGACGTTGTCGCACGCCACCAGGTCGGCGATGTTACCTGACTTCACCGACCCTCCGTAAAGCACACGCACCTCGTCGGCGACCTCCTGGCCGTACTTCTCGACCAGCGCGGCGCGGAGCGCGGCACACACCTCCTCGGCGTCGGCCGGGGTCGCCACCCGGCCGGTGCCGATGGCCCACACCGGCTCGTAGGCGATCACCGTGCCGCGAACCTGCTCGGCCTTGAGCCCCTTGAGCCCGGCGACGAGCTGCCCGGTGGTGTGCGCGATGTGCTCACCCGACTCGCGGACATCGAGCTGTTCGCCCACGCAGAGGATCGGGGCGAGCTCGTGCTTGAGCGCCGCCCGGACCTTCTTGTTGACCAGCTCGTCGCCCTCCTCGTGGTGCTGGCGCCGCTCCGAGTGCCCCACCACCACATACCTGCAGCCGAGCTTGGCCAGCATCGCGGCGGACACATCGCCGGTGTAGGCCCCGGAGTCGTGCGGGGACAGGTCCTGGGCGCCGTGGCCGAGCAGCAGCTTGTCCCCGTCGATCAGGGTCTGCACGCTGCGGATGTCGGTGAACGGCGGGAGCACCGCCACATCCACCTTGGCGAAGTACTTCT from Amycolatopsis cihanbeyliensis includes these protein-coding regions:
- the secG gene encoding preprotein translocase subunit SecG — protein: MKLFLQILLIASSVLLIVAVLLHRGRGGGLSSLFGGGMQSSLAGSSVAEKNLDRITLLLGAVWLITIIGLGLLLKV
- the tkt gene encoding transketolase; translated protein: MSHPSSHTAPTSENNRLVQRNVPADWSEQDTRAVDTVRVLAADAVENCGSGHPGTAMSLAPAAYSLFQRIMRHDPADPEWPARDRFVLSAGHSSLTLYIQLFLAGYGLEMTDLEQLRKWESRTPGHPEYRHTPGVETTTGPLGQGLANAVGMAMAARRERGLLDPEPAPGESLFDHVVYVVASDGDIEEGVTSEASSIAGRQELGNLVVIYDDNKISIEDDTTIALSEDTAKRYEAYGWHVQVVDGGEDVVAFEQAVAAAKAETARPSFILLRTVIGYPAPNKMNTGKAHGAALGADEVAAVKEILGFDPERSFQIEDEVLAHTRAALDRGKRAHAEWRQRFEAWAAANPERKALADRLRTRSLPSGWERKLPEWDPDEKGIATRKASGEVLNAVGDVLPELWGGSADLAESNNTIIKNATSFGPEAAATEMFQAEPYGRNLHFGVREHAMGSILNGIALHGGTRPYGATFLIFSDYMRPAVRLAALMKAPVTYVWTHDSIGLGEDGPTHQPIEQLSALRAIPGLNVVRPADANETAAAWKAALEDNDAPSGLALTRQNVPVLDGTKEKALEGVARGGYVLADATGGNPDVVLIATGSEVQLAVEARNTLEAEGVSTRVVSMPCVEWFDAQDAAYRESVIPAGVKARVAVEAGVAQCWHRFVGDAGEVVSIEHFGASADYKTLFREFGLTGDAVTAAARRSLERSGK
- the tal gene encoding transaldolase; the encoded protein is MSTTDRLAQLSEAGVSVWLDDLSRERLNTGNLAELIRDKHVVGVTTNPTIFAGALSAGAAYDEQVAELAGRGADVDAAVRELTTTDVRNAADLFREVYRDTGGVDGRVSIEVDPRLAKETDRTVAEAQDLWKTVDRPNVLIKIPATEQGLPAITRTLAEGISVNVTLIFSTDRYRAVIEAFFAGLEQAKANGHDLSGIHSVASFFVSRVDSEVDKRLAEIGSGEAKAMLGEAAIANAQLAYATYLEMFATDRWKALAEHGANPQRPLWASTGVKSPEYSDTRYVDRLVVAGTVNTMPEQTLEAAADHAEITGDTVTGTEERARAVFDRLEVIGVNVADVFRVLENEGVQKFEKSWTELLDTVSGQLDKARS
- a CDS encoding sensor histidine kinase, producing MTTEGLFIQGVSVGGPGAGAADRARRPATLTDQSSRSPFFRRLGVRSFGLDAAAILLAVLDVWLVIPAEAQPYSMVLSGIACLALVARRWFPFIVLLATIPGFLVGWSQLAAMIALGMLATRMQMHWQVWVGATLIWMCRFVQWPPEDFLAQSWQEHVFHGIYGVIVAGMPVAIAFLIGARTELSARLRELADSRDREKKLHAQAVRAEERARLAREMHDMVSHDITLIAMQAGALTMANSTEDAQRTAKTIRELSTHTLEELRALVGMLRSGVEHEEAQPGITELKQLVRNADVPVQLTVESVPNSLPTQVSNAAYRTVQECLTNVHKHAPGAKAVVRVLGEEDGLRIEVLNDRARKQVCGLPSGGNGLSGLAERARLLGGTFETAPTDDGGFRVQAHYPVSSA
- a CDS encoding RNA polymerase-binding protein RbpA, which translates into the protein MVGGNAIRGTRVGAGPSGESERGESAPRRRVSYWCANGHEARPSFSMDAEIPDEWDCPRCGLPGGQDEQNPPEAPRVEPYKTHLAYVKERRSDADGEAILADALERLRQRREV
- the tpiA gene encoding triose-phosphate isomerase, whose protein sequence is MARKPLIAGNWKMNLNHLEAIALVQKIAFSLPEKYFAKVDVAVLPPFTDIRSVQTLIDGDKLLLGHGAQDLSPHDSGAYTGDVSAAMLAKLGCRYVVVGHSERRQHHEEGDELVNKKVRAALKHELAPILCVGEQLDVRESGEHIAHTTGQLVAGLKGLKAEQVRGTVIAYEPVWAIGTGRVATPADAEEVCAALRAALVEKYGQEVADEVRVLYGGSVKSGNIADLVACDNVDGALVGGASLDAEEFTKLCALAAGGPLP
- a CDS encoding glucose-6-phosphate isomerase, giving the protein MADSTMLAVAVGEVVPGETVADLVDKLVEERVASRLAAQDPTLWGPDAESEAAIRLAWTTLYKTSRPLIGEIEALREELRSEGVDRVVLAGMGGSSLAPEVITAAEGVPLTVLDTTDPGQVADALAGDLDRTVLVVSSKSGGTVETDSHRRIFAAAFTEAGMDAASRIVVVTDPGSPLAELAESEGYRRVFLADPNVGGRYSALTAFGLVPAGLAGADVARLLDQAASASDMVSADVDDNPALKLAASLAAAHDAGAEKVVLTTTDAGSASTLTGFGDWAEQLIAESTGKQGTGLLPVVVGGPNAPGFDDAGPDALPVAIGPMLGAARVSTRGPLGGQFLLWEYATAIAGRLLGINPFDQPDVEAAKKAARSLLDDPSALGGSQAPSTVVGHVEVYASAGTSGDDGLAAVLREFLGSAPEGGYLAVQAYLDRLDDASAALLRTELAGRAGLQTTFGWGPRFLHSTGQYHKGGHQNGIFLQITGAVENDLDVPDRPYTLGTLQLAQALGDGQVLLEHGRPVLRLHLTDRAAGLAELVRAIQEL
- the opcA gene encoding glucose-6-phosphate dehydrogenase assembly protein OpcA: MIIDLPSTTTSQVNNKLVELRERGGAVALGRVLTLVIAAEDDEHLEEAVDAANEASREHPSRVIVVAKGSRPAAARIDGQIRVGGDAGASEVIVLRLYGPLAGQGQSAVIPLLLPDAPIVTWWPSAGPKAPATDPLGQIAQRRITDSAAEKSPIRTLTARGRSYVAGDTDLAWARLTRWRAQLVSALDLPPYEKVTGATVTGEADSPSTELLAGWLAEYLKAPVKRVKTSEAQGIVSVSLNRRSGPIELHRPDGRVGRLTQPGQPARRIALQRRDTRDCLIEELRRLDPDEVYEAALHGLEKLASGTGRKRGTTANGGKAGKGEARTTRKAAT
- the pgl gene encoding 6-phosphogluconolactonase; this encodes MSNPDVVVHADPELLAAACAARLITAVLDAQAEQGTASVVLTGGGTGIAVLEQVRHSPARDAIDWSRVDLYWGDERFLPADDDERNEKQARRALLDHIPVDPARVHAMAASDGEFGADPEAAAADYARVLAEAAGTGQDVPAFDVLLLGLGGEGHTASIFPDSPAVHESERSVVAVRDSPKPPPTRISLTLPAIRRAREVWLVTTGEAKAEAVALALAGADEVRLPVAGARGRRTRWLLDRTAAPRR
- the zwf gene encoding glucose-6-phosphate dehydrogenase; this encodes MSRQWTNPLRDPRDKRLPRIAGPSSLVIFGVTGDLSRKKLMPAIYDLAHRGLLPAGFSLVGFARREWEHQDFGEMVHDAVAEHARTTFRESVWNRLAEGIRFVPGTFDDDDSFDRLAQAVRELGEERGTGGNTAFYLSIPPWAFPVVTKQLARCGLADSDADTWRRVVIEKPFGHDLASAKELNNVVNDVFPEESVFRIDHYLGKETVQNILALRFANQLFEPIWNANHVDHVQITMAEDIGLGGRAGYYDGIGAARDVIQNHLLQLLAFTAMEEPLSFEPNALRAEKVKVLAATKALQPFDQTTARGQYAGGWQGGTKVPGLLQEDGFAKDSTTETYAAVTLEVQNRRWAGVPFYLRTGKRLGRRVTEIAVVFKRAPHLPFDSSSTEELGQNALVIRVQPDEGVTLRFGSKVPGTTMEVRDVTMDFGYGHAFTESSPEAYERLILDVLLGEPSLFPVNDEVELSWRILDPVLEHWAEHGAPESYQPGSWGPPSAEDLLARSGRHWRRP